The genomic DNA TGGGGATGGGTGCATCGAGATCTTGCGTCTCGTACCGGCGGGAAAACGGGAGATGTCGGCGGATGCGTTCGTGCGCGGCAATCCGCTGCCCGTGGGAACCATTCTCTAGTCGGCAATCACTCCCGTTCGCCGAGCCCGCGAGTGGGGGCCCGGCGTTGTGATGGGACATCACGAGTGCGCCGCGGACTATTTCTTGACGACCCAGATGTTGCGATAGACGACCGGGTTGCCGTGCCCTTGCAGGTAAAGTGCATCGGGTTCAGGTCCTTCGGGGTGCCGACCAGGAGTTCCGTGGGGAAGTTCCAGGTCGTCGTGAATCACGACACCATTGTGTCGGATCGTGGCCCGAGCGTTCTTCGTTTTGTTGCCTTGATCGTCGTAGCGGGCAGCGGTGAAGTCGATGTCGTAGGTCTGCCATTGCAGCGGTGGGAAACACATGTTGACGTTCGGTTCGGCGATGCTGTAGATCCCGCCGCATTCGTTGTTTTTGCCGGCCAAGCCAAACGAATCGAGGACTTGCAATTCATAACGGCTTTGCATGTAGACGCCACTGTTGCCGCGAGCCTGTCCCCGCGCCTTAGGTTTGAACGGTGTGCGAAACTCCAAGTGCAGTGTGTGGTCGCCAAATTTTTCTTTACTGAAGCAATTCGCCGCCAACAAATCGCCCATCCGTTTGCCCCCTTCGAAGGCATCGGCCGACGAACCGTCGAACAGCACGACCGCGCCGGCAGGCGGTTCGGCACCCAAGGTGTCGCTTTCGCGTTGGACTTTGTAAAGTGTGCCTCGCAGGATTCCATCGGCCACCGTGATCACATTGAGTTCACCGTTGGAGATCTCGATCTTAAATAGGTCGTTGGTAAACACCGCGGTTTCACCTTCCATCTCGCCATCGATTTCGGCTTTGATGTCTTTGTGAGATCGTTCCGCATTGGGGAGCCCGTCGGCGTAGCTAACTAAGTGGAACTTGCCATCCCCCAGCGCAATCACCTGCACGCCAAACTTCACAGCGTCGGGGCCTGCGGTGCCTTCGTATTCACCTTGGATTTTGTAATCGATCGGGGCAGTTGCTGGATCCAGGTAGGTATCTTTGAGATCGATGTCTTCAGCGAAAGCGGAGGGGGACAGCAGCGCGACGGCAAGCGTTAGGGCAAAAATTCGTTTCATCAGGTACTCTAAACTATTCGGGTGGGGGGAAATGACCGGCGACTAGCATACCACTGGTGCTTGCGAAAAGAAACATTTCTGTCATTGCCGCTTGGCTTGAGGCGACATCGCAATCGTTATTCCTCGATTTTGACGCCTTCCGGGGGAGGGGCGGGGCATCGCATTGATCGCTTCAAGCCGATGTCCCATAATCTGCGGAGCCCGACGACCGCGGGCTGCCGTTCGCGATGCCGCGGCGTGGATGCAATGCTCCGCTGCCATCGTTGGATGAACACGCTGTAAATAAGAATCCCATCGAAGGAACGTGATACGATGTCTAGCTTTGCGACGGACGATTCCCCAAATGCTCAACCGCCGAAGTCGAAGAACGCGGTCAAGATTGTCATCGCCGTCGTCTTGATCGGACTTGGAATCGTTTGCTGTGGTTGTCTTGGGGTGATTGGGGTTTCCTGGATGGCCTACGGCGATTCGGTGGAAACCATCAAAGGGAACCGGATCGTCCAACAAAATTTGGGCGATGTGACATCTGCGGAAATCGATCTCCAGGCGACGGGAGAGCTCGCTGAAGGAGGAGGCCAACAGCGGCTCGTTTATCGGGTTGAAGGGACGACGGGAACGGGCAAGGTGATCGTGGCGACTGGGCCAGCAGGGCTTGAACTGAAGTCGCTGATTTTGGAGGACGGAACCGAGATCAATTTGCAGGTGGCTGACGAACGCATTCCGGTCGAATTCGAGATCGATAGCGGCGAGCTGCAGATCGACACGGGCGAAGTCGTGCCGCAGGAGTAGCCGGCGGAAGCGGAGTTTCCTGGTGGCGGAGGTCAATCGATCCAGTCGCGCGGGGTGAGTTCGAAGCGTTTCAGCTTTCGATCCAAGGTCGATCGTTCGATCCCCAAAATCGAAGCCGCTTTGCTTTTGTTGCCTTCGGTCGCGCGTAAGGTCTGCAAAATGTGATTGCGTTCGATATCCAACAACGATAATTCTTCGAACGCGCGGGGATCGCCTGGGGCCATCGTTGGATTGCCGGCGCTGTGGACATTCGACAACACCAAATCCTCAGCATCGATGGAAGACTTGTTGGACAACACGACGGCTCGTTCGATGACGTTCTTGAGTTCGCGAATGTTCCCCGGCCATGGATACTTCATCAAACGTTTCTCCGCCGCGACGGTAAAGCCTTCGATTTTTCGCCCCATCTGCTGACAAAAGCGTTTCAAAAAGTAGTTTGCCAATCGCAGGATGTCGCGGCCCCGCTGACGCAGCGGCGGGATCACGATTTCCAATACGTGCAATCGGAAGTAGAGATCGGCCCGAAATCGGCCGGCGCGGACCTCGGCTTCCAAGTCGCGATTGGTTGCGGAGACGACACGAACGTCGGCGCGAATCGAACGGTTTCCGCCGACGCGCTCAAACGGATGACCTTCTAGGACGCGAAGGAACTTTGCTTGGATTTCGGGACTCATCTCCCCGATTTCATCGAGCATTAAAGTTCCTCCATCTGCCGCTTCGAACTTCCCCAACTTACGTTCGGTGGCCCCGGTAAATGCCCCTTTTTCGTGCCCAAACAGTTCACTTTCCAGCAACGCTGGCGAGAGTGCGGCACAGTTGAGACACAGGAACGGTCCTTCGCTGCGGTTGCTTTGGTCGTGCAATGATTGCGCGACCAGTTCTTTGCCGACACCGCTTTCTCCGCGGATCAAGACCGTGGCCGATGTAGGGGCGGCACGGCGGATTGCTTCACCGATCGCTCGGATCTCGGGACTGTCGCCAACGATCTTCGATTCTTGCCCCAGTTGGTGCCGCAGTTCGTCGACCTTCTGCCGACTGCGATCCAACCGCGTGGCCAGCTTGGCCTGTCGCATCAGATTCTGAAACGCAAGTCCGAGATTCTCGGCGACCGCCAAAGCGAACTCTAAGTGTTCGGGTTCTAACGACGGTTCGTCGTCGCTCGAATAGAGATGGATCAACCCGATCGAGCGGTTCTCGACACGAATCGGAGCGCACAGCGTACTGGTCGTGCTGATCTCGCCTCGGCTGTCGGGACTGGCCAGCGCCGCATCGTCAGCGATGTTACGCGCGAGCACCGCTTCACCGTCGCGCAAAACCGTTTGGGCGACAAAATCGGGGACGCGATGGTAGCTGCGATGAAGCCGTTGGCGCGTGGCGATTAACACGAGGTCGTTGGGATTGTCGGAGATTTGTTTTGCCGATTCCGCTAAACGCATGACCGCGCCGGTGGCGACGCCGGTGTGTTGGATTAGGGTGTCGAGCGCCGATTCAGCGGCGGCGTCGATCGATTCGCAACGCGAAAGGTCAAAAGCGAACTGAAATAATTTTTGCGCCGCGCCGGCGTTTTGGTTCGGCTTGGGTTTACGAAGCCGCTGCTCCAGAAAGGGGGATTTTCGTTGCCGGTGAGTGATTTCGCCAGCATCGATCCCCTCGACGGTCTGCTGTTCTTCCAGCAAACCGCTGCCTTCGCTCGCACTGCCTCCGGCGGTGGGCGATTCGTGCTCGAACGCATCGGCGATTTCGTGAACGAAAACCATCTGACAGCCAGCAATTTCTAGCGTTTGGCCGGGCTGCAGGACCTGATCGCCGTGCACCGGTTGGGCGTCGATGCGGGTTCCGTTGCGACTTGCGTTGTCGCGGACGATCCAATCCCCCTGTTCGGCAAATAGCTCGGCGTGCTGACGACTGCACCGTTCGTGTCGGATCACGATATGGCTGCCCGATGACCTCCCAATGGTGGTCCGGCGACCTGGGGTTAGGCTGAACACGTCGGTCCAACGACTCCCCTCGCGAACCACCAAATAGGCCGGTGGCGCGGTTTCTGCGGAATTTGTAGCCTCAGACAAGCGATAACCCGCGGGCAAAAATGTTGTGTTCGTGGTGGTTTGTGACTATTTTACATGCTGGCGGCGCACGTAAGTCGGCAGTTTCCTTCGGGAAGCGTTTTTGACCTACATTTAAATAGCGTTCGCCGCTTGTCTCAGGAAGATTCTACCCACTTGGTATCGACGCGTCAGCGTTGGGAGTTCGTTTGATGAAATGTCCACAAGGTTTGCAGGTTCGTGTCCGTCATGCAATCTGCATTGCCAGCATGATCGTGATCGCAACGCCGTCCTTCGCCGGACAAGTTGGCGTGCGTCAGAACTCCGTCGGCGGTGTGATGGTGGATGCTGGCGGCGTGGTGCGTGCGGCGACACCGATGGAACAGCAGAAGTTGCTGCTCGATGTCCGTGCGAAAGTTCGTGCTGCTGACGGTGAAATGGCCAAGCCAGCCGATCTGCGGATGATCTCGCTGAAGGGATTGCAAGCGGCAATCGCCGAAGCGCTTGCCACCGGCGACGATTTGCCCGAAGAGATCCGTTACCTGGCAGGGCTGCAACGCATTGAATACGTCTTGGCCTACCCCGAACAAAATGACATCGTGATTGCGGGCCCCGCCGAACCATGGATCGTACGTGACGACGCGGCAGTGGTGGGGGCGATCAGCGGTCAACCAATGATGTTGATCGACGACTTGGTCACGGCGATGCAGAGTGTCGAAGCGGCGCGACAAGGTGGAATCAGTTGCTCGATCGAACCGACCGCCGAAGGGCATCAACGCTTGAATCGGTTGCTGTCCAAGGTGCAATTGCGAAATGGTCAAAACCCTAAATCGCTTGAACCTCAAATGAAGCAAGCGTTTGGCCCCCAGATGGTCAAGCTGAACGGTGTGCCGACGGACAGTCACTACGCCCGTATCTTGGTTGCCGCCGATTATCAGATGAAGCGGATTGCGATGGGACTTGAGTCGTCGCGGATCGCTGGCCTGCCCAGCTACCTGGAAATGGCGCGGGGATCGATCACGCAAAGCAACGCCAACCCGCGATGGTGGATGGCGTGCGATTACAATTCCCTGTCGCATTCGGACGACAAGCTCTCTTGGAAATTGTCGGGTCGTGGCGTCAAGACAATGACTGAAAACGATCTGATCGGTGCCAACGGCCAAGTGGTCGGTAATGCCAAAGCCGATCCGAAGGCTCAAAAGTGGGCCGATCTGATGACGGAACATTATGGCGAATTAAGCCAGCAGTTCCCTGTCTTCGGACAATTGCGGAACATGATCGATATGAGCGTCGTGGCGACGTTGATCGTTCAAGAGCGTTTGGACGAAACCGCTGGGGTGAACCTGGATCTGTTGATGGGACGCGGTAGCGAAGTTCCCGTCGCAGTCTACACCGCGCCAGCGGCGATCTCTCCCGAATGCAGCTTCCTGCGTGGACGTAAAGGATGGATCGTAACAACTTCTGGTGGCGTCGATATCAACGCGTTTGAGATCGTCGAAAACCAAGCCGCCGATGCAACCCTGGGCGCCGTCCACAGCAAGGCGTCTGCCGCCGCTGGCTCCACCTGGTGGTGGAACGGTTGATCCAACGCTTGGGTCGCTTTGGCGTCAATTAATAAAAAAACCGCTGTCGAAACCCGAAGGTCATCGACAGCGGCATGCGGGAATTTCTTGAAGTAGGCGCCTTGGATGCCAAACCGCGGTTCGGCATCGTTCGAAAGGCGGTGAATCCGAGCCTAGTTGCGTAGCAGTTCTTGGATTCCGTAGGTGAAGAAGGTTCCCAGTCCGAAGTTTAGAACTTCCTCTTCACACTTGTACTGCAGAACCAGGATGTCACCCGCTTGAATCAGCGGTCGCTGGCGAGGATCGTTGGTCGCTGCAGCCAGGTCCACTTCGATGACAACCTGTCCTTCGCATGGTGTCTTGCGAAGGATGTACAGTCGCCCTGGTGGTACGCCGCCGACGCTGCGGGCGTTCAATCCGCCTGCTCCCCCGCCGCCACCGCCAACTTGGCTGCCGACGCCGGTTCCGGCAATCGCCATCGCTCCGAGAACATCCAAGTCGTAGTCGCGAGGTAGTGGATGTTCTCCACCGGGCAGCAATCCGCCGGTGTAGAAGACCTCGCGATCACGTGATTCGATGTAGATGATGTCGCCACTCTTCAACAGCACGTCCTGGGGACGGATGTCAGGGATCACGCCCGGTGCAACTCGCAATGGAATACGAATCGCGGTGTCGTCTTCGGGAGGTGGTGGTGGGCACATGCATGGATTTTGGCATCGCTTCGCTTCGATATCGCGGTAGTACTGCGCGACCAATTCCATCCGTTTGCGTTTGTCTTCTTGACTCGCACGAAGGATCTTGACTTCGTTCTTTGCCGTCACACCGGGAAGTCCGCCGGTCTGCATCAGGGCGTGTAATACGTCATTTTGGTATGCGGGTAGCTTTACAATGCTGCCCGAAGCCCCTTGGAAGCTGCCACGCTGAACGCTGCTTCCGCTGTTGACCTCATTTTGTGTCAACGATTGGTCCTGACGGACGACAATTACATCGTAGGTTCGCTCTTTGATCAGAGTAACCACGGGGCGTGCCTTTTCATCCTGGAGGATATTGCCCTTGATGTAGGCTTGGCGTACGAGTTCGCGGACTTGGTCGATCGTCATTCCACGGACGTCGATTGGCTCGACTAACGGCAAGGAGATCGTGCCATCTTCCGCTACGGCAATCGGGAATCCGATCGAGGGTGGCAGAGTACTTTCGGCGTCGGGAAAGTGAACCGGTGGCAACTGAGGTGTCACATCGGGAGCGTTGAATGGCAACACGCCTTCGATATAGATTCCCAGCACGTCATCGGAATCAAGGATATAGTTCCGCGGCGCCTCCTGCGACAACAGCGAGATGTCGACGGGGACGAGGTTATTCTTTGGCGGAGCAAAAAATTGAGGTGGCAAGCGACGCGCTGGAATGCCGCTGATCGGCGACGTTAGGCTGGTGCAGCCGGTACACATCGCGATGCCTAGACACATGGTCCAAAGGATGCCAGCGGCAGCGGGCACGCGCTTTGCGGATTGGTTTCTGGTTTCAACATTCATCACAAAGACTCTTCGTTACGGCGTCTGCGGACTGGATCTGTTAGGATGCGCGTCGTCCGTTGATATGGCAACGGAGATGCTAGTTTTCCATAGCAGGATCGCACTTCGATCCTGCGGCAGCGAATCAACACACTAGAACGGTTTGGGACGATTTGTCCGTCCGCCGATTCCAGAACCGATCCGCGGCGATGACGTTTCGGGTTTGGCCGTCGACACCTTGGATGGCGTTTCGGACTGAACCTGGACATCGCCGACGATCGTTTCCCCGTCGCCCAGCAGACCTTCATAGCCGGTCAAAGGCGCGGGAGCGGGCTCGGCAACCGCAGTGGGTGCGGCCGCTGCGGGAATGGGCGATTCACCCAATCCGCATTGCACACAGGCTTCTGCCATCTGGCCGCTCATTTGAATCTGGCCATAGTTGCCTAGGCCATGCTCTTCGGCGGCGCGTGCCCCGTGAGGGTACCCGGCGAACCAAGCACTGACGCGTTGCTGCCCTTCGGGCGACTGGTACTTCCAACTCCAGTAGCTACGCGGCGGGAAGGCTGGTGTGCAGCCGTTGCCCCCATTGGCTACATCTTCATAACCTTGACGGAATCCGTCGCGGAAGTTGTAGATGTAGTCTTCATTCTGGAAACAGTGCTTGCGTTCATGCCAGGCACGAGCACTCCAAGCACTATTGCGATAACCCAACACGAACTCGTCGCAGCACTCGTTGTAGTCCAACGAATTGCTGAGTCCCGCAAATGCGGTGCAGCCTCCCGTGGACACAACCAGCATCGAAGCAGCGACAGAGCAGGCGACGCCTGCGATAATCGCTCGCAATCGAGACCGTCGCTTTTGAGTAAAACGTGTACGACAACTATCAATCGATGATCTAGGATCCGCCATGTTGGCCCCCCCGGCTACAACGGCAGTCAAATTTCCGCGTACGGCACCAATGCACCGAGACGCAACCCTTACAAAGCTATTCATCGCCCAACGGGTTGTGTTGGATTGAGAGATTTTTCCGGTGATGACGAATCATTTGGATAATCGTGCCGTGATCTCTCTGTGGATTGCAACGACCGCTTAGCCGTTGCGACCCGAATAATGCTTCCCCCAGTCTGTGTGGTGGTTGTGACTTGATCCGTGAACGATCATGCTGGACGGTGCTATTTTCCCGCGTTTGCCTTGTTGGGACTCGTGTGACCGTCCTTCAAACGGCCCGTTTTAAGAGTGTCTTTGGACGCTAGCAGTTTGCTTTTCGCCTTCGACTTCACCGCCTATTCCCCTTGATTTGCCGATGTCCGATGCTGTCCAACGGCCGACGTCCGAGAAGCTGGTCGCGTTATGGCGCCGGCTGTTAGCGGTCTTTGCCGTGCTGGTTCCGACATTCGCCGCTTGGGATTATGGTGGGATTCTTCCCTGGACCAAATGGGCGTTGGCGGTGACGACGGTCTGCTTGCTTATCGCGACGGTCCCCTTGTTATTGTTTCGCCAACCCAGTTCGCGATTGGTGTACGGCCTTCCGTTTTTAGCACTCACGATTTGGGCCTTCGCTGTCTTTCAGACCCTTCCGTTGCCGGCAACGGGGGTGTCCATGTTGGCACCCGCAAGTCACACCGCTTATACGCAGTGGGGCGTGGTAGGGGACCAAGTCGCCCCTGCCTCGATTCCGATCAGTATCGCCCCTTGGTATACTCGCCAATACTTGGTGTTGCCCGCCTGTTTCGCCGGCTTTGTCCTGATCGGAACCGTTCTGTTGCGCGGCGAAAAGGACGTGTTGATCCTCTTGACGCTAACGATGTTCAGCGGTGTCGCGATCAGCTATTTAGGTACGGCGGACAAAATCAACGCGAACCAGATTCGTGGTGAACTGGTGGCACCCTCGGACGCGTCGCTGCCCTTTGGTCCCTTCGTAAACCGCAACAATGCGGCTGGCTACCTGAATCTCTGTTTGGCGTGCAGCATCGGAGCCCTCGTCTATCGCCATCGCACCCGGCTCAAGGAACGCAAGAACGACGACCGGTATCGCGTTTCGGGGGATAGCCGCTGGGAGAAATTGGTCAGCCGGATCACGCGGTTTGGTCGCTTAACCGACAATCTGTCGGTCGTGATCGTTGTATTTGCAGTCGTCATTGCCAGTGGAATTTTCATCAGTGGTTCACGCGGTGGGATGTTGGCAACGTTGGCGGGGACGCTTGTGGTCGGTATGCGTTCGGTCAACCGCAGCCGAAAGTTTACGGCGCTGATTGCGATCTCGGTCGGGTTCGTCGGATTGGGGCTCTTGCTCGGTTCGATCGGCATGGTCTCTGCCGTGCAGGAGCGATTCGCCCAGACCTGGGGAGATGACGCCTTGCAGGACGGCCGGCTGGATCACTGGCAAGACAGCTTGGTTGCTTCATCCAATTACCTTCCCGCAGGCGCTGGTCTGGGCACCTACCGGTTCGCTTACATGCCGTTCCAACGCGTCGGTTCATCGGCTTGGTTTTTGAATGCCGATGGAATGCCGTTTGAATGGTTGCTCGAAGGGGGCCTGATCGTGGTGGGGCTTGTGATCGCGGGAATCGCGTGGACCTATCGATTGCTGTGGAACCTCGCCTTTTTTAAGAACACACCATCCGACGCCGCGATTGCGACGACGGCATGGTTTGCGGTTCCCAGCTTGTTGGTCTCGCAGTCGTTTGATTTTGGGATCCTCTTGCCTGCCAATACGCTCTTGGCCGCTTTGATCCTAGGCGCGGTCTGCGCTCTGGTGAAACCGGTTCCCAAGAGGAAGCAACGCTTGAAAGATACCAAGCCCGACCAGGCGGCTGGCGAATCCGAGCGACCGTCGCGTCGGCATCGATCACGGTCCGCAACGCAAGAATATCCGCCGATGCAATCCGAGGTTGCGTCGACCTCACGGCCATCTCGGCGGTTTGGCACCAAAGCAGTCGATTCTGCAGGCAGCAGCACGCACTCCGGATCCCGCGTCGTTCGTCATTTGGGGCCGCACGTGTCACGCAAATCGAAGCGTCCACAGAGGTCCAAGCGTCAACGTGCCATCGATCTGGCACTCGCATTGGTCTGCTGGGGCGGCTGTTTCGTCACCGCCGGGCTGGCCATCCCGCAGCAATATGAAGCGGCGGAGTCGGATCGGGTCGTGCGGCAACTGAACGCCTGGCGGCCGGACTTGCGGCACGCCAAGCGGAAGATCGATGCGATTGCCGACCGAACCCAGAAACTGGCCACCCGATATCCACGCAATCCCGACGTGCTGTTTGCCAACGCCCGGGCGATCTTGTTGCAGTGGCGTACGGCGACGATCGATCAAGCCGGCGACCTGGGGAGTCGCGAGGCGTTTGATCGTCGCTGGCAGCTAACCGACCCGTTGTTGCGACGCTTCCAATTTCATTCCTTGCAGGCTGCGTCGCCCGGCGAGTCGGTGGAATGGCAATCGGTCTTGCTGCCGGGCCAATCGAGCGAGCCCCTGTTGGCAGCCCGCGAACAAGCGCTCGCCGCGCTTCGTTTCTGCCCCTTAAACGATCAAATCTATTCATTGCTGCTGACGCTTGATTTTGTTGATCGCGGTTTCGTCGATAGCGAGCGGATGCTGAACCAACTGCATCGGTTGGGAATCCGACGGCCCGATACCCTGCAACGACTGGGAGTGTTGGCGGCGGTCTATCCTGGCGAAGATCTTGCGTTGACACTCTGGCGCGATGAATTGCAATTGGTGCCTGAACGGCTGGCAAACGTCTGGCGCATGATCCAACAATTGGGAATCGAAGCCGACCTTAACACCTTGGTGCCGGAAGATCCGGGAGCTTTGCTGACCGCCGCCGATTCGTTAACGACCGATCCGGCGACCCGCGAAGCTTTGTTGGCGCGGATCGACGTGATCATTCAACGCGAGGGACGGTCGTCGCTGAAGCAATTAACAACTTCCGATACGGTCGCCGACGGCACTGCGACCGCTTCGGTTTCCGCGTCGCATAAACCGTTGCGGCATCGCGTCGCCGACGACTCCCAGTGGCACTACTTCAACGCCCGCGTGGCCATGTTGCGTGGCGATTTCATTGCGGCGGAAGAGTCCTGCCGCGAGGCGGTACAAATGAGTCCTGGAGATATCGCTTGGCGCGAACAATACGCGCATCTGTTGCTGCGCAACGGCAAACAAAAAGAGGCGGTCGCACAGATCGAGCGCTGCCTGCTGCAGTCTTCCAACGATCGCCGGTATCTGACGCTGGCGGCCCAGTTTCGGGCGGCGGACGTTGCGCCCGAGACGGAACCATCGTCCCCCGACGCGCCTGTTCGCGTTGGCGGCAGTGTAGATGGGACGCCTTAGGAGACCATTGCTATGCTCGAATCGGCAGCTTCCACCATCCGAAGCGTTCGCCATCGGCCGTGGGCGAAACGACCAAGCATCGCGGCGGCCATCGACATCACCCAACAGGTCAACATCCACCACCACCAATGCAAAGGATTGCTGGAATAGGGTTTCCCGATCAGCCCCACCGTGACCCAAAGCACGGCAACGCTCACGCTGGCAAAAAGGACGAACCAGGTGTCGCCTGCACCACGCAGTGCCCCACCGATGACAATCTGTGCCGCATCAAAGATGCAGTAGACTGCGACAAACCGGAGCAGAACCCGCGCTAGCGCAATCGTCGGCGCGATCGCTTCCCCTTGATTGCCAGCGAGATACAGCGATAGCAACGTGTCGGGGATCAAGACGTAGGCGGTAGCCCAGGTTGCGGAGTAGCAAACGCCCAACAGGGCCGCGGAGATAGCTGCCCGCGCGGCCAACGACGGTCCCGATTCCGTTAAGTGCTTCCCGACCAAGACCGATGCGGCGATCGACACCCCGATCAAAGGAACAAACGCCATCATGTTGAAGTTGATCGCCATTGCGGTCGCGGCCAACGCTTCGGTTCCGACCTGTCCGATCTGCAATACGATCATTGCGAACCCGCCCGATTCGGCTTGATACTGAAGACCCGCAGGAACACCAAAATAGAGCAAACGGCGAAGCAAGGGGAAGTCGACAACGCGACCCGCAGCAATGCCAAAACGAACCGTGTCGGCGCGGCGATGCATCAGCACTAAATAGATGATCGCTTTGGTCCAGAACGAAATGCTGCTGGCGATCCCGGCGCCGACGATCCCGAGTTCGGGAAAACCGGCATAGCCGAAGATGAGCACGACGTCGAGCACCAGGTTCACGATCGACGCGGCGATGTTCACCCACATCACGATCGCAGTCCGTTCGGTCCCGCTGAAGAAGCCGGCAAGTGCCGATTCCAAGACGACAGCGCTGGCACCGACAAGCAACCACTGCAGATAGATCGATTCCAAATCGAGCAGTGATGGATCTTGCCCCGCGGCTACAAAGATCGATCGCGACAGCGGGATCAACATCCACAACAACGGGGAGATCGCGAGCGAAAACCAAATCGCTTGCCATATCAGACGACCGATCCGTTGGGGTTGGCCGCTGCCGGAATATTGGGCGACCATCGCGCTGGTCATCGAGACGATGCCGACGGGAAAACAGGTCAATGTCCAGAACAAATTGCCGCCAGCCATCGACGCGGCCATTTCGGGTTGGCCGTACCACAATAACATGGTTCGATCGGAGAACAGCGTCAGCGTGAGACAGCCCGTGCTGATCATCAACGGCAGGGCAACACGCAACACTTCGGCGATGCCCGCCGGCCGATTCCAGATATTCATGTAGGCATTCGAGAAGCCACGGCGGCGCACCCAATCCCCATCAGCAGCCCCGCGACGTGAGCGACATTTGCGATGGATTGGCCTCCCATCGATCCTTGGGGCAAGAGAATAAACATGAACATAAACACCAGCATCAGCATGACGGTGGATGGAGGGATCAGGTTCGGAAAACTAGGCTGCAAAATCGGCCGAATCCACAAATATCCAAACAGCCCGTAAACCGCCCCGGAGATCCCAATCACGTTCGGCGATCCGCCTAAACTGGCGGGGAAGATCGATTGCACGACAATCGCCGTGATTCCTGTTAAGAGAACCAAGACGGCCAAAGCCATCGGGCTTTGCAAGCGTTCGATCGCGCCTCCCAGAAAGAACAACGCCATCATATTAAAACCCAAATGCATCATGCTGCCATGCAGAAGGTTCGGCGTGAAGACACGCCATATCTGCCCCTTCTTAATCGAAGCCAGCGGGTCGCCTTCGGATTCGACGTAGTCTTGCACTCCGACAAAACGCAATTCTTGAAACAACTGGGCTCCAGCGTCATCGCGAACGCCTCGACTGCCCGGATCGGTGAGGAAAAACAACACGACACAGGTGACCACCAACGCGATTGTCAATCGTGGCTTTTGCGTCACGAAATTGCCCGAACCGGCCCACGCGGCACCGCCGACTTTGCGTTGTTGCTTCAGGCGGTCCTTGTTCTTCGCTTCCTGCTGCTTGCGAATCTCATCGGCTTGTTTGTAAACACGGTATTTTGCGTCGCCCGGTTGCTGACGAAACGCGTCCAATTCGGCCCGGGCTACGTTCAAACGATCCTCATCGTGAATCCAAACCGCCCATGCCACCGGATCCGTATTGGATTCTTCGGCCGTCGCCGAAATGCTGATCGTCAACAGGTAATCGCAGAATTGGGAAGCTTGTTCAGGGTTCGTGAATTCGCCGATCTTACGCATGAGA from Rosistilla carotiformis includes the following:
- a CDS encoding 3-keto-disaccharide hydrolase, with amino-acid sequence MKRIFALTLAVALLSPSAFAEDIDLKDTYLDPATAPIDYKIQGEYEGTAGPDAVKFGVQVIALGDGKFHLVSYADGLPNAERSHKDIKAEIDGEMEGETAVFTNDLFKIEISNGELNVITVADGILRGTLYKVQRESDTLGAEPPAGAVVLFDGSSADAFEGGKRMGDLLAANCFSKEKFGDHTLHLEFRTPFKPKARGQARGNSGVYMQSRYELQVLDSFGLAGKNNECGGIYSIAEPNVNMCFPPLQWQTYDIDFTAARYDDQGNKTKNARATIRHNGVVIHDDLELPHGTPGRHPEGPEPDALYLQGHGNPVVYRNIWVVKK
- a CDS encoding sigma 54-interacting transcriptional regulator — encoded protein: MVREGSRWTDVFSLTPGRRTTIGRSSGSHIVIRHERCSRQHAELFAEQGDWIVRDNASRNGTRIDAQPVHGDQVLQPGQTLEIAGCQMVFVHEIADAFEHESPTAGGSASEGSGLLEEQQTVEGIDAGEITHRQRKSPFLEQRLRKPKPNQNAGAAQKLFQFAFDLSRCESIDAAAESALDTLIQHTGVATGAVMRLAESAKQISDNPNDLVLIATRQRLHRSYHRVPDFVAQTVLRDGEAVLARNIADDAALASPDSRGEISTTSTLCAPIRVENRSIGLIHLYSSDDEPSLEPEHLEFALAVAENLGLAFQNLMRQAKLATRLDRSRQKVDELRHQLGQESKIVGDSPEIRAIGEAIRRAAPTSATVLIRGESGVGKELVAQSLHDQSNRSEGPFLCLNCAALSPALLESELFGHEKGAFTGATERKLGKFEAADGGTLMLDEIGEMSPEIQAKFLRVLEGHPFERVGGNRSIRADVRVVSATNRDLEAEVRAGRFRADLYFRLHVLEIVIPPLRQRGRDILRLANYFLKRFCQQMGRKIEGFTVAAEKRLMKYPWPGNIRELKNVIERAVVLSNKSSIDAEDLVLSNVHSAGNPTMAPGDPRAFEELSLLDIERNHILQTLRATEGNKSKAASILGIERSTLDRKLKRFELTPRDWID
- a CDS encoding DUF1598 domain-containing protein, which codes for MKCPQGLQVRVRHAICIASMIVIATPSFAGQVGVRQNSVGGVMVDAGGVVRAATPMEQQKLLLDVRAKVRAADGEMAKPADLRMISLKGLQAAIAEALATGDDLPEEIRYLAGLQRIEYVLAYPEQNDIVIAGPAEPWIVRDDAAVVGAISGQPMMLIDDLVTAMQSVEAARQGGISCSIEPTAEGHQRLNRLLSKVQLRNGQNPKSLEPQMKQAFGPQMVKLNGVPTDSHYARILVAADYQMKRIAMGLESSRIAGLPSYLEMARGSITQSNANPRWWMACDYNSLSHSDDKLSWKLSGRGVKTMTENDLIGANGQVVGNAKADPKAQKWADLMTEHYGELSQQFPVFGQLRNMIDMSVVATLIVQERLDETAGVNLDLLMGRGSEVPVAVYTAPAAISPECSFLRGRKGWIVTTSGGVDINAFEIVENQAADATLGAVHSKASAAAGSTWWWNG
- a CDS encoding polysaccharide biosynthesis/export family protein — translated: MNVETRNQSAKRVPAAAGILWTMCLGIAMCTGCTSLTSPISGIPARRLPPQFFAPPKNNLVPVDISLLSQEAPRNYILDSDDVLGIYIEGVLPFNAPDVTPQLPPVHFPDAESTLPPSIGFPIAVAEDGTISLPLVEPIDVRGMTIDQVRELVRQAYIKGNILQDEKARPVVTLIKERTYDVIVVRQDQSLTQNEVNSGSSVQRGSFQGASGSIVKLPAYQNDVLHALMQTGGLPGVTAKNEVKILRASQEDKRKRMELVAQYYRDIEAKRCQNPCMCPPPPPEDDTAIRIPLRVAPGVIPDIRPQDVLLKSGDIIYIESRDREVFYTGGLLPGGEHPLPRDYDLDVLGAMAIAGTGVGSQVGGGGGGAGGLNARSVGGVPPGRLYILRKTPCEGQVVIEVDLAAATNDPRQRPLIQAGDILVLQYKCEEEVLNFGLGTFFTYGIQELLRN